TGTTCCAGACTATCGATGAATACATCGCATTGCAGCCTGAGCAATACCGCCCGGTTCTCCGGCGGCTTCGTGAGACCATTGCCAAAGCTGCTCCCGAGGCGACCGAGGCCATCAGCTGGCACATGCCCTCGTTTCAGCAGAACGGTCCGATTATTTATTTCGCACTCAATAAAAAGCATATCGGACTTTATCCGACGTCCTCGCCGATCGTGCATTTTGCTCGCGAGCTCGCACTGTATAAAACATCGAAGGGCGCGGTGCAGATTCCTCTTGATGAGGAAGTGCCGTGGGACCTCGTTTCGCAGATGGTCCGGTTCAAAGTTCGAGAAAACCAGAAGAAAACGTTGCAAAGTCTATAATGAAAGTGCGCCAAAGTCTATAATGAAAGTGCGCCAAAGTCTATAATGAAAGTGTCGCAGGAGGAATAATGCTCACGAAACGCGGGTATCGCCCACGAATTATCGACGCACAGGTTGAAGAAAATATGCGCGCGTTCGGGGCGATCATGCTCGAGGGCCCGAAATGGTGTGGGAAAACATGGACGATGCTCAATCATGCCGAAAGTGTTTTCTATGTCGGCGACCCGGCATCAAACTTCAATAATAGGCATCTTGCCCAACAAGATCCGGCATTGATATTAGAGGGTAAAGAACCGCGAGCGATAGACGAGTGGCAAGAGGTCCCCGGTATTTGGGACGCGGTGCGGCATGAAGCGGATAATTCGAATAAAACCGGGCGGTTTCTTTTGACGGGCTCGTC
The sequence above is a segment of the Coriobacteriia bacterium genome. Coding sequences within it:
- a CDS encoding DUF1801 domain-containing protein; the protein is MFQTIDEYIALQPEQYRPVLRRLRETIAKAAPEATEAISWHMPSFQQNGPIIYFALNKKHIGLYPTSSPIVHFARELALYKTSKGAVQIPLDEEVPWDLVSQMVRFKVRENQKKTLQSL